A genome region from Sphingobacteriaceae bacterium GW460-11-11-14-LB5 includes the following:
- a CDS encoding peptide-N-glycosidase, with amino-acid sequence MKHLYILTFFLFISFGANAQALLKSNVVYKIVYFRSSDGKPKEDRNATVILASANQNLISNAAILDHKAKYPYEQSIVTKPAQILFQVADLSTDKQIATADSTAIGKQTFELSNETKVILGYTCKKATTVVNSNRIDLWYTTDAGIKAAPTSLGQNLGLVLEQVRNGSSYVTATKIEAVKNPKPIDLQQISAKLTDGLTYKDLLWKSRFTTLSIFNNETINFIDKPQSNDSVFRFAGGTVIARKVKFPELQSKPNVFVDLTEQSNGDAYDRTGSVFIIPTDKQISLMDALKNSVKDLPVYDNGNGKKYQGVVATANYNPVIELMRFFTPFGVGKYNTLKLKDKNWAEKVYYRQDVSELFPLVNGKEVWVAVFVGNYDKGGHKVSLNITLHNGGRQKEAKEVILPLFNSTNVMEMAGQEYATMFSSDKGLEVSFTLAKDLKDAKLRYITTGHGGWGNGDEFVPRKNTIWLDEKEAFAFTPWRQDCGSYRLSNPASGNFETGLSSSDLSRSNWCPGTVTNPEWISLGDLKAGPHTIKVTIPMGKPEGSSSSAWNVSGVLLGEE; translated from the coding sequence ATGAAACATCTCTACATCCTTACATTTTTCCTTTTTATTTCTTTTGGTGCAAACGCCCAGGCCTTACTTAAAAGTAACGTAGTTTATAAAATAGTTTATTTCCGATCTTCGGATGGCAAACCGAAAGAAGACCGGAATGCTACAGTGATACTGGCTTCGGCAAATCAGAATTTAATCAGCAATGCCGCTATTCTTGATCATAAAGCAAAATACCCTTACGAACAGAGCATTGTAACCAAACCTGCTCAAATTTTGTTTCAGGTGGCCGATTTAAGTACGGATAAACAGATTGCAACCGCCGATAGTACAGCAATTGGCAAGCAAACCTTTGAATTGAGCAACGAAACCAAAGTGATTTTAGGTTATACCTGTAAAAAGGCCACAACGGTTGTCAATTCCAATAGAATAGACTTATGGTACACCACCGATGCGGGGATAAAAGCTGCGCCAACCAGTTTGGGCCAGAATCTAGGGTTGGTTTTAGAGCAGGTGCGTAATGGAAGCAGCTATGTAACGGCTACAAAAATTGAAGCAGTTAAAAATCCGAAACCAATCGATTTGCAACAAATAAGTGCTAAGCTTACTGATGGATTAACCTATAAAGATTTACTCTGGAAAAGCAGGTTTACCACGCTAAGTATTTTTAATAACGAAACCATTAATTTTATTGATAAACCACAATCTAACGATTCTGTATTCCGTTTTGCGGGAGGAACAGTGATTGCGAGGAAAGTTAAATTTCCTGAGCTGCAGTCCAAACCTAATGTTTTTGTCGATTTAACTGAACAATCAAACGGTGATGCTTACGATAGAACAGGCTCGGTCTTTATCATCCCGACAGATAAACAGATCAGTTTAATGGATGCGCTTAAAAATTCTGTTAAAGACCTGCCTGTTTACGATAATGGCAATGGAAAGAAATATCAGGGCGTTGTGGCCACCGCAAATTACAACCCGGTTATAGAATTGATGCGCTTTTTTACTCCTTTTGGTGTGGGCAAGTACAATACTTTAAAATTGAAAGATAAAAACTGGGCGGAGAAAGTTTACTACAGACAGGATGTCTCAGAATTGTTTCCGCTGGTAAATGGCAAGGAAGTTTGGGTAGCGGTTTTTGTTGGTAATTATGATAAAGGCGGCCATAAAGTTTCTTTAAATATTACACTGCATAATGGTGGAAGACAAAAAGAAGCCAAGGAAGTGATTTTGCCTTTGTTTAATTCAACCAATGTAATGGAAATGGCTGGTCAGGAGTATGCAACCATGTTTAGCAGCGATAAAGGTTTAGAAGTTTCCTTTACCTTAGCAAAAGACTTAAAAGATGCCAAATTGCGTTACATTACAACCGGTCATGGTGGCTGGGGAAATGGCGACGAATTTGTGCCTAGAAAAAATACCATCTGGCTGGATGAAAAGGAAGCATTCGCTTTTACGCCATGGCGACAAGATTGTGGTTCGTACCGGTTATCGAACCCTGCCTCTGGTAATTTCGAAACTGGTCTTTCTTCATCAGATTTAAGCCGTTCGAACTGGTGCCCGGGAACCGTTACGAATCCTGAATGGATCAGTTTGGGTGATTTAAAAGCCGGGCCACACACCATAAAAGTAACCATTCCGATGGGTAAGCCTGAAGGTTCGAGCTCAAGCGCATGGAATGTTTCGGGTGTGTTATTGGGGGAGGAGTAG
- a CDS encoding DNA topoisomerase IV (decatenates newly replicated chromosomal DNA and relaxes positive and negative DNA supercoiling) → MSEELDQNVNEEHKHTITPINGLYENWFLDYASYVILDRAVPHINDGLKPVQRRIMHSLKEMDDGRFNKAANVIGNTMKYHPHGDASIGDAMVQIGQKDLLIDMQGNWGDPVTGDSAAAPRYIEARLSKFANDVVFNPDTTEWQLSYDGRNNEPITLPVKFPLLLAQGAEGIAVGLATKVMPHNFIELLDASIDALRGVRPNILPDFFTGGMADFSNYNEGQRGGKIRVRAKITEKDKKTLVISEVPFSTTTGSVIDSILSANDKGKIKIKKIEDNTAANVEIVVHLAPGISPDVTIDALYAFTACEVSISPNTCIIQGDKPLFLSVNDILIENTKHTKNLLKRELEIRLHELQEKIFFSSLLKIFIQEGMYKNPEYENSTNFETVVEVLHILFDPFKPSLYREILPEDFKKLIDKPMSSITRFDVKKADEQMKNLEDEIKAVKNHLKHLTDYAIAWYQKLKDKYGKGRERKTEIRLFDRVEASKVALANVKLYMNREDGFIGSGLRKDEFVADCSDIDEIIVFREDGKCIITKVADKTFVGKGIIHAQVFKKNDERTIYNMIYKDGASGTSYIKRFAVVGVTRDKEYDLTKGSKGSKVLYFTANPNGEAEVVNVALKPHSKLRKLQFDQDFAEVAIKGRGSQGNIISKYPVKKIILKSKGVSTLSGLKIWYDDLLKRLNVDGRGKYLGEFDGDDRILQVHKDGYYELSSFELSNHFDDGLILIQKFDPERIFAAVHFEGKAQNYFIKRFAFELQSVGRKTIFISEEQKSRLLFLTSNPAAKIIVDVLKGKTQIPETLDLTLAELIDVKGLKANGNRLSPHDVQKVVLEEPEVAIEEPEETTIEESEDEEPAADEEVSNEETVTDNEQPEAIIKDEPVVVQPKPKFERAEVPAVKADQPEVKEKPAAVEKPVVEKPKPEPAPVKKEEVKTEDKPEAEEKPVKKIDFEITNPDDIDIDDKGQLGLF, encoded by the coding sequence ATGAGTGAAGAATTAGATCAAAACGTAAACGAAGAGCACAAACATACCATAACCCCAATCAACGGTTTATACGAAAACTGGTTTCTCGATTATGCGTCTTATGTAATTCTCGATAGGGCCGTCCCGCACATTAACGATGGACTAAAGCCTGTTCAACGACGCATTATGCACTCGCTTAAGGAGATGGATGATGGGCGTTTTAATAAGGCGGCCAACGTAATCGGTAACACCATGAAATATCACCCGCATGGTGATGCTTCTATTGGTGATGCCATGGTGCAGATTGGTCAGAAAGATTTATTGATTGATATGCAGGGTAACTGGGGTGATCCGGTTACTGGTGATAGTGCTGCGGCACCACGTTATATTGAAGCACGTTTATCGAAATTTGCCAACGATGTGGTGTTTAACCCCGATACTACCGAATGGCAACTCAGTTACGACGGGCGTAACAACGAACCGATAACTTTACCGGTAAAATTCCCTTTGTTATTGGCGCAGGGTGCTGAAGGTATTGCGGTGGGTTTGGCGACTAAGGTAATGCCGCACAATTTTATCGAATTGCTTGATGCTTCGATAGATGCGCTGAGAGGCGTGCGCCCCAATATATTGCCCGATTTCTTTACGGGTGGTATGGCCGATTTCTCTAATTATAATGAAGGACAGCGTGGAGGTAAAATCCGCGTGCGTGCAAAAATAACCGAGAAAGATAAAAAGACATTGGTGATTAGCGAAGTGCCATTCAGTACCACCACCGGTTCGGTTATCGATAGTATCTTATCGGCCAATGATAAAGGCAAAATCAAGATTAAAAAAATTGAGGATAACACGGCAGCCAATGTAGAAATTGTAGTGCACCTGGCACCGGGTATTTCACCTGATGTAACCATTGATGCACTTTATGCTTTTACGGCCTGTGAGGTGTCGATTTCGCCAAATACCTGTATTATTCAAGGTGATAAGCCACTCTTTTTGAGTGTAAACGATATCCTGATTGAAAATACAAAACACACTAAAAATTTATTAAAAAGAGAGCTGGAGATTCGTCTGCACGAGTTGCAGGAGAAAATTTTCTTTAGTTCATTACTTAAGATATTTATTCAGGAGGGGATGTATAAAAATCCTGAATATGAAAACTCAACCAATTTTGAAACCGTAGTTGAGGTATTACACATTTTATTCGATCCGTTTAAACCTTCACTTTACCGCGAAATTTTGCCTGAGGATTTTAAGAAGCTGATTGATAAACCCATGAGTAGCATCACCCGTTTTGATGTGAAAAAGGCCGATGAGCAGATGAAAAATCTGGAAGATGAGATTAAGGCGGTTAAAAATCATTTAAAACACCTTACCGATTACGCCATTGCCTGGTATCAGAAACTGAAAGATAAATACGGAAAGGGAAGAGAACGTAAAACCGAAATCCGTTTGTTTGATCGGGTAGAGGCTTCGAAGGTGGCACTGGCCAACGTGAAGCTATACATGAACCGGGAGGATGGATTTATCGGATCGGGTTTACGTAAGGATGAATTTGTGGCCGATTGTTCGGATATCGATGAAATAATTGTCTTCCGTGAAGATGGTAAATGCATCATCACCAAGGTAGCTGATAAAACCTTTGTGGGCAAAGGCATTATTCACGCCCAGGTATTTAAGAAAAACGATGAGCGTACCATTTACAACATGATTTATAAAGATGGTGCAAGTGGTACATCATATATTAAAAGGTTTGCCGTAGTTGGGGTAACACGCGATAAGGAATACGATTTAACCAAGGGATCGAAAGGTTCGAAGGTTTTATACTTTACCGCTAACCCAAATGGTGAGGCTGAGGTGGTGAACGTTGCCCTGAAACCGCATTCTAAACTGCGCAAGCTTCAGTTCGATCAGGATTTTGCAGAAGTGGCCATTAAAGGGCGTGGATCGCAGGGAAATATCATTTCGAAATATCCGGTCAAAAAAATCATTCTGAAGAGTAAAGGGGTTTCTACCTTATCAGGTCTGAAAATCTGGTACGATGATTTATTAAAACGCCTAAATGTGGATGGCCGTGGAAAATACCTGGGTGAATTTGATGGCGATGATCGTATTTTACAGGTTCATAAAGATGGTTACTATGAATTAAGTTCTTTCGAACTCAGCAATCACTTTGATGATGGACTGATTTTGATTCAGAAATTTGACCCGGAGCGGATTTTTGCTGCTGTTCATTTCGAAGGCAAGGCGCAGAACTATTTTATCAAACGTTTTGCATTTGAACTGCAATCTGTTGGCCGAAAAACTATTTTCATCAGCGAGGAGCAGAAATCGAGGTTATTGTTCCTTACCTCTAATCCGGCAGCGAAAATTATCGTTGATGTTTTAAAAGGCAAAACCCAAATTCCTGAAACTTTGGATTTAACCCTGGCAGAACTGATTGATGTTAAAGGCTTAAAAGCAAATGGCAATCGGCTATCCCCTCATGATGTACAAAAAGTGGTGTTAGAAGAGCCTGAGGTAGCCATTGAAGAACCAGAAGAAACAACGATTGAAGAAAGTGAGGATGAGGAACCAGCGGCTGATGAAGAAGTGAGCAATGAAGAAACGGTAACGGATAACGAGCAGCCTGAAGCAATAATTAAGGATGAACCTGTTGTGGTGCAGCCAAAGCCAAAATTCGAACGTGCAGAAGTGCCTGCAGTTAAAGCCGATCAACCAGAAGTAAAAGAAAAACCTGCTGCGGTAGAAAAGCCAGTGGTGGAAAAACCTAAGCCAGAACCTGCGCCTGTTAAAAAAGAAGAAGTTAAAACTGAAGATAAACCCGAGGCAGAAGAAAAACCTGTTAAAAAGATCGATTTCGAGATCACCAATCCGGATGATATCGATATTGACGATAAAGGGCAGCTGGGATTATTTTAA
- a CDS encoding cytidine deaminase, with protein sequence MNSINLNISFEQYESIAELTLADRTLCALAEQALNTSYSPYSKFRVGTAIRLASGETVLGSNQENLAYPSGLCAERVALFTIGATYPNAVIESMAITAQTDNFEILKPVTSCGGCLQVMAEFERKQNAPIEVIFYCLNGEILKVPSVKSLLPFAFVEDRLER encoded by the coding sequence ATGAATTCAATAAATCTAAATATATCTTTTGAACAATACGAAAGTATTGCAGAATTAACATTGGCTGATAGAACGCTTTGTGCACTTGCCGAACAGGCTTTAAATACTTCATATTCTCCTTATTCTAAATTTAGGGTGGGTACGGCAATCCGCCTGGCCTCTGGCGAAACGGTACTGGGAAGCAATCAGGAAAATTTAGCCTATCCCTCAGGACTTTGTGCAGAGCGTGTTGCCCTTTTTACCATTGGCGCTACCTATCCAAATGCGGTGATTGAAAGTATGGCCATAACCGCCCAGACGGATAACTTTGAGATTTTGAAACCCGTTACCTCTTGTGGTGGTTGTTTGCAGGTGATGGCAGAGTTTGAACGTAAACAAAATGCACCGATTGAAGTGATTTTTTATTGCTTAAACGGAGAAATACTAAAAGTGCCCAGTGTAAAGAGTTTACTGCCTTTTGCTTTTGTAGAGGATAGATTGGAAAGATAG
- a CDS encoding Xaa-Pro dipeptidyl-peptidase — translation MINLNFKKGKLFKLPILLFPLAFSAFAQEKNETAKTLPVFKDGEAQIVTLFDTPDKWIRTDLWVQTTFDTDGDGKPDRMHVDVTRPYQTETEGLKLPVIYESSPYYAGTAGNEKGVFWDVKHEIGEKSSVTRVHPEVIRTGKRPIISNSLIREWVKRGFIVVHSSSPGTGLSQGSPTVGGINESLAPKAVIEWLGGKDNGYTTADGNEKVKAYWSTGNVGMTGTSYNGTIPLAAATTGVNGLKAIIPIAPNTSYYHYYRSNGLVRSPGGYLGEDVDVLYDYIHSGAEDKRAYGNKTIRDGEMAQGMDRITGDYNKFWAGRDYLNAMKPMKAALLMSHGFNDWNVMPEHSYRIYKAAEAKGLPVQIFYHQQGHGGPPPMKMMNRWFTRYLFGIENGVEKDPKAWIVRENQPNSNPTPYVDYPNPDASNVKLFLGSGGNGNGSLYTAKPQKQAAETLTDDVSFSGSDLAKAENSEHRLLYVSPTLKEAVHLSGLTQFTVKLASNKLAANFSVWLVALPWTEGNGVKLMDNVITRGWADPQNNKSLSESAPLTPGKFYELKFNLQPDDQIIPAGKKIALMIFSSDKEFTLWPKAGTQLTIDLNATTLTLPIVGGISAFEKAIK, via the coding sequence ATGATAAACCTTAATTTTAAAAAAGGTAAATTATTTAAACTTCCTATTTTATTATTTCCACTGGCTTTTTCTGCTTTTGCACAAGAAAAAAACGAAACTGCTAAAACCCTTCCTGTATTTAAAGATGGCGAGGCACAAATAGTAACCTTATTTGATACGCCCGACAAGTGGATCCGTACCGATTTATGGGTACAAACAACATTTGATACCGATGGAGATGGAAAACCTGACCGTATGCATGTTGATGTAACACGACCTTACCAGACCGAAACGGAGGGATTAAAACTCCCTGTTATTTACGAATCAAGCCCTTATTATGCCGGAACGGCCGGAAATGAGAAGGGGGTGTTTTGGGATGTAAAACACGAAATTGGCGAAAAATCATCTGTAACTCGTGTACACCCTGAGGTAATACGTACAGGTAAAAGACCAATTATCTCAAACTCTTTAATTAGGGAATGGGTAAAAAGGGGTTTTATTGTAGTACACTCTTCATCACCCGGCACCGGACTATCGCAAGGATCGCCAACAGTAGGTGGAATAAACGAATCGCTGGCTCCAAAAGCCGTTATCGAATGGCTGGGTGGAAAGGATAATGGTTATACCACTGCAGATGGGAACGAAAAAGTTAAAGCTTACTGGAGTACCGGAAATGTTGGAATGACAGGAACTTCGTATAACGGAACCATACCGCTAGCCGCAGCAACTACCGGAGTTAATGGGTTAAAAGCAATCATTCCCATTGCACCAAACACCTCCTATTACCATTACTACCGCTCAAATGGCCTAGTAAGAAGTCCGGGTGGATATTTAGGAGAAGATGTTGATGTGTTATACGATTACATACACAGTGGTGCAGAAGATAAAAGAGCCTATGGAAATAAAACGATAAGAGATGGCGAGATGGCCCAGGGAATGGATCGCATAACTGGCGATTATAATAAATTTTGGGCAGGTAGAGATTATTTAAATGCCATGAAACCGATGAAAGCAGCCTTACTGATGTCGCACGGTTTTAACGACTGGAATGTAATGCCTGAACATAGCTATCGGATTTATAAAGCAGCCGAGGCCAAAGGTTTACCTGTGCAGATTTTTTATCACCAGCAAGGACACGGTGGTCCGCCGCCCATGAAAATGATGAACAGGTGGTTTACCCGTTATTTGTTTGGAATCGAAAATGGTGTAGAGAAAGATCCCAAAGCCTGGATCGTGAGGGAAAACCAACCCAATTCGAACCCAACACCATATGTCGATTACCCAAACCCAGATGCCAGTAATGTAAAACTTTTCCTGGGATCCGGTGGAAATGGTAATGGAAGCCTATATACTGCTAAACCACAGAAACAAGCCGCTGAAACTTTAACAGATGATGTTTCTTTTTCAGGTAGCGACCTCGCAAAAGCCGAAAACTCAGAACACCGCTTGCTTTATGTAAGTCCTACATTAAAAGAAGCTGTTCACCTATCGGGCTTAACACAATTTACAGTTAAGCTGGCCAGCAATAAACTGGCCGCCAATTTCTCGGTTTGGTTGGTTGCTCTACCCTGGACGGAAGGAAACGGCGTAAAATTAATGGATAATGTAATTACACGTGGCTGGGCCGATCCTCAAAACAATAAGTCGCTAAGTGAAAGTGCGCCTTTAACACCCGGCAAATTTTACGAACTCAAATTTAACCTTCAGCCAGATGATCAGATTATACCTGCAGGTAAAAAAATTGCCCTGATGATTTTTTCGAGTGATAAAGAATTTACGCTTTGGCCAAAAGCCGGAACACAGCTAACCATTGATTTAAATGCAACCACACTTACTTTACCTATAGTGGGTGGAATTAGTGCATTTGAAAAAGCGATAAAATAG